In Pristiophorus japonicus isolate sPriJap1 unplaced genomic scaffold, sPriJap1.hap1 HAP1_SCAFFOLD_1190, whole genome shotgun sequence, one genomic interval encodes:
- the LOC139242068 gene encoding SEC14-like protein 5 codes for MVQKYQSPVRVYKYAFEMVMAAYEKRFPTCPLIPVFLGSEKLSEYKSEDESLHIVERSCKLNVDAPRLLKKIAGVEYVYFIQKNTVNWKDRTLLIEAHNETFSSRVLVNELCSYSVHPDNEEWTCFEQSASLDIKSFFGFESTVEKIAMRQYTANVKRGKEVIEYYLNELSAQGIRHIPRWAPPVSTAQMVPESRRLALAPLPDIRIEPVEALAHSSTKEPLTSLCGQETLATAADADKLDADYIERYLGQLSPMQESCLIQLRQWLQETHKGKIPKDEHILRFLRARDFNIDKAREIMCQSLTWRKQYQVDYILEVWRPPQVLVEYYTGGWHYHDRDGRPLYILRLGQMDTKGLLKALGEEAILRHVLSINEDGQKRCEENTKVFGRPITAWTCLVDLEGLNMRHLWRPGVKALLRIIEVVEANYPETLGRLLILRAPRVFPVLWTLVSPFINENTRQKFLIYSGNNYQGTGGLVDYIDKEVVPDFLGGDCLCNIPEGGMVPKSLYQTEEMLDNADHIKLWTETIYQSANIFKGAPHEKAIEILEASSVITWDFDILKSDVVFNIFHSKRAPQVNRKDSASPLVPLPSGNSVQLIERSWVLGVDYSSVESPLICREGESVQ; via the exons GCTTATGAAAAGAGATTCCCGACGTGCCCGTTGATCCCGGTTTTCCTGGGTAGTGAGAAACTCAGTGAATACAAGAGTGAAGATGAATCGCTGCACATTGTGGAGAGGAGCTGCAAGCTGAATGTGGATGCACCACGGCTGCTGAAGAAG ATTGCAGGGGTGGAATATGTCTACTTCATCCAGAAGAACACAGTAAACTGGAAGGATCGCACATTGCTGATCGAGGCTCACAACGAGACGTTTTCCAGCAGGGTCCTCGTCAATGAGCTCTGCAGTTACAGC GTTCACCCTGACAATGAGGAATGGACTTGCTTCGAGCAATCTGCATCGCTGGACATCAAGTCATTCTTTGGGTTTGAAAGCACGGTGGAAAAGATTGCAATGAGACAGTACACTGCCAACGTTAAGAGG GGTAAAGAAGTTATCGAATACTACCTGAACGAGCTGAGTGCACAGGGTATCCGACACATTCCCCGTTGGGCTCCTCCTGTCTCCACGGCACAAATGGTGCCAGAGTCCAGACGACTGGCACTAGCGCCATTGCCAGATATCAGGATAGAGCCAGTGGAGGCCCTGGCACACAGCAGCACCAAAGAACCATTGACCAGCCTGTGTGGGCAGGAAACACTGGCCACAGCAGCAGATG CTGACAAGCTGGATGCTGATTACATCGAGCGGTACCTGGGGCAACTGAGTCCGATGCAAGAGAGTTGCCTGATCCAGCTTCGACAGTGGCTCCAAGAAACACACAAGGGCAAG ATTCCCAAAGATGAACACATTTTACGTTTCCTGCGGGCCCGGGATTTTAATATTGACAAGGCGCGAGAGATCATGTGTCAGTCACTCACCTGGCGCAAACAATACCAGGTGGACTATATCCTCGAGGTGTGGAGACCCCCACAGGTGCTGGTCGAGTACTATACAGGAGGCTGGCATTATCACGACCGAG ATGGCCGGCCACTGTACATCCTGCGCCTGGGACAGATGGACACTAAGGGGCTGCTGAAAGCTCTGGGGGAGGAGGCAATTCTACGACAC GTTCTGTCAATCAACGAGGACGGGCAGAAGAGATGTGAAGAGAACACCAAAGTATTCGGCCGCCCAATCAC AGCGTGGACCTGCCTGGTTGACCTGGAAGGACTGAACATGAGGCACCTGTGGCGGCCGGGGGTGAAAGCACTGCTGAGGATCATCGAGGTGGTGGAGGCGAATTACCCGGAGACGCTGGGCAGGCTGCTGATCCTCCGGGCACCCAGGGTCTTCCCCGTGCTCTGGACCCTG GTCAGTCCGTTCATCAACGAAAACACCCGTCAGAAATTCCTCATCTACAGTGGCAATAATTACCAGGGCACAGGGGGCCTCGTCGATTACATCGATAAAGAGGTCGTTCCGGACTTCCTGGGTGGAGACTGCCTG TGTAATATCCCAGAAGGAGGAATGGTTCCCAAATCCTTGTACCAGACGGAGGAAATGCTGGATAATGCAGATCACATCAAACTCTGGACTGAAACCATTTATCAATCAGCCAACATCTTCAAAGGAGCCCCACACGAG AAGGCGATTGAGATCCTGGAGGCCTCGTCCGTCATCACCTGGGACTTTGACATTCTGAAGAGTGACGTGGTGTTTAACATCTTCCATTCCAAGCGAGCACCTCAGGTCAATCGTAAGGACTCGGCCAgcccgctggttcccctccccagcgGGAACAGCGTGCAGCTGATAGagaggagctgggtgctgggggtggacTACAGCTCAGTAGAATCACCACTCATCtgtcgggagggagagagtgtccag